Proteins encoded together in one Acholeplasma hippikon window:
- the cdaA gene encoding diadenylate cyclase CdaA, with the protein MKITWQMVLDFYIIFILVLLILKFVLHNKRILSMFMFYLGILVLTAIAKLLNLEVSDTFFKIFPMGFFIFMVVVAAPDIRLTLESLWKETVKSGVVQMSSEKTKNEIIKAAMALSKESIGGLITIEKHNTLDQYSQRAIQLNSDVSRELLINIFTPNTPLHDGAVIIRGDKIVCAGAYFILSSNENFDKTTGSRHRAALGISEITDSLTVVVSEETGSISIAINGVMTKMKDENALNEYLSLFMK; encoded by the coding sequence ATGAAAATAACTTGGCAAATGGTTTTAGATTTTTACATCATATTTATTCTTGTTTTACTAATCTTAAAATTTGTTTTACATAACAAGAGAATTCTCTCAATGTTTATGTTCTACTTAGGAATTTTAGTGTTAACAGCAATAGCAAAATTATTAAATTTAGAAGTATCTGATACATTCTTCAAAATTTTTCCAATGGGATTCTTTATCTTTATGGTTGTTGTTGCAGCACCAGATATTCGATTAACGCTTGAGTCTTTATGGAAAGAAACTGTAAAGAGCGGTGTTGTTCAAATGAGTAGTGAGAAAACCAAAAATGAAATAATCAAAGCTGCAATGGCACTTTCTAAAGAGAGTATTGGTGGATTGATTACAATTGAAAAACATAATACACTTGATCAATATTCTCAAAGAGCCATTCAGTTAAACTCAGATGTTTCACGTGAATTACTAATTAACATCTTTACACCAAACACACCATTACATGACGGTGCTGTAATTATTCGAGGCGATAAAATTGTGTGTGCGGGAGCTTACTTTATTCTTTCAAGCAATGAGAACTTTGATAAAACAACTGGATCTCGTCACCGTGCAGCATTGGGTATTTCTGAAATTACAGACTCATTAACAGTTGTTGTTTCTGAGGAAACAGGAAGTATTAGCATTGCGATTAATGGGGTCATGACAAAAATGAAAGATGAAAATGCTCTAAATGAGTATTTATCATTATTCATGAAGTAA
- the tsaD gene encoding tRNA (adenosine(37)-N6)-threonylcarbamoyltransferase complex transferase subunit TsaD, which yields MIILSVETSCDETSVAITKDGKEVLSNAVLSQIKTHERFGGVVPEIASRAHIEMMLYMFEQAMKDANVTVKDIDLVAVTQGPGLIGSLLVGINAAATFAYANDLPIIGVNHLIGHIYASQINHEMRFPSLCLLVSGGHTELLLIKDHMDIEILGTTLDDAVGEAYDKVGRILGLNYPAGPIVDKLAHIGEIKYKLPKPYLKNEPFNFSFSGLKSAVLNLVHNMKQRNETFKVEDVCASFQDVVTEVLVEKTYAAAKELNVKQVIVAGGVSANKGLRHRLVSTITDFEVIFPEFQYCTDQAAMIGIAAYYQNKIQQAENKYGIKGTSSLAFDHFKINS from the coding sequence ATGATTATTTTATCAGTAGAAACTTCATGCGATGAAACTTCAGTAGCTATTACTAAAGATGGAAAAGAAGTCTTATCAAATGCAGTTTTATCACAAATCAAAACACATGAACGTTTTGGTGGTGTTGTCCCAGAAATCGCTTCAAGAGCACATATTGAGATGATGCTTTACATGTTTGAACAAGCGATGAAAGATGCAAATGTAACAGTTAAAGATATTGATTTAGTTGCTGTGACACAGGGGCCAGGATTAATTGGTTCATTACTTGTTGGAATTAATGCAGCAGCAACCTTTGCTTATGCAAATGACTTACCAATTATAGGTGTTAACCATTTGATTGGACATATTTATGCATCACAAATCAATCACGAAATGAGATTTCCCTCACTATGCTTATTAGTGAGTGGTGGACACACAGAATTATTATTAATTAAGGATCATATGGATATTGAAATTCTTGGTACAACTTTAGATGATGCTGTAGGTGAAGCATACGATAAAGTTGGTAGAATCTTAGGATTAAACTATCCAGCAGGACCAATTGTTGATAAACTTGCACATATTGGAGAAATTAAATATAAATTACCTAAACCTTATTTAAAAAATGAACCATTTAACTTCTCTTTTTCTGGACTTAAAAGTGCCGTGTTAAACTTAGTACATAATATGAAACAAAGAAATGAAACGTTCAAGGTTGAAGATGTTTGTGCATCATTCCAAGATGTTGTTACGGAAGTATTGGTTGAAAAAACTTATGCAGCAGCAAAAGAATTAAATGTTAAACAAGTTATTGTTGCTGGTGGAGTTTCAGCAAATAAAGGTTTACGTCATAGATTAGTTTCAACAATTACCGATTTTGAAGTTATATTTCCAGAATTCCAATATTGTACTGACCAAGCTGCGATGATTGGTATTGCTGCATATTATCAAAACAAAATTCAACAGGCTGAAAATAAATACGGTATCAAAGGTACCTCAAGTTTAGCTTTTGACCACTTTAAAATAAATAGTTAA
- the tsaB gene encoding tRNA (adenosine(37)-N6)-threonylcarbamoyltransferase complex dimerization subunit type 1 TsaB, with protein MKYLLIDTSTDVMVLMLHENNKLIDKIFRKGKSDHQAFIVPLIDELLKKNKTDIKEIDEFVIGIGPGSYTGLRVGLMTAKMLSYTLNKPLMKISSLAFLASGYDDELIIWHDARNNDGFQGVFKKGELIGEESVRNLNDLSEEEKNKLLIIKEDTINIDSNRVIKNAILVKDVFAIVPNYLRKTEAENKLDQESRS; from the coding sequence ATGAAATATTTATTAATTGATACATCAACAGATGTTATGGTGTTGATGTTACACGAAAATAACAAGTTAATCGACAAAATATTTAGAAAAGGTAAATCAGATCACCAAGCATTTATCGTTCCTTTAATTGATGAATTATTAAAGAAAAATAAAACAGATATTAAAGAAATTGATGAATTTGTGATAGGGATTGGACCAGGTTCATATACCGGATTACGTGTTGGATTAATGACAGCGAAGATGTTGTCATATACTTTAAACAAGCCGTTAATGAAAATTAGTAGTTTAGCATTTTTAGCTTCAGGATATGATGATGAATTAATCATTTGGCATGACGCTAGAAATAACGATGGATTCCAAGGTGTCTTTAAAAAAGGTGAATTAATCGGCGAAGAATCCGTTAGAAATTTAAATGATTTATCAGAAGAAGAAAAAAATAAATTATTAATCATTAAAGAAGATACTATTAATATCGATAGTAATAGAGTCATCAAAAACGCTATATTAGTTAAAGATGTGTTTGCGATTGTACCAAACTATTTAAGAAAGACTGAGGCAGAAAATAAACTTGATCAGGAAAGCAGATCTTAA
- a CDS encoding IS3 family transposase: MNIENLCIYMGVSRSGYYKWIKRKGTLNRYQINRLWLIEEIKESYKKHKVWGYKHRAEHIRNKTKRYFSDLLCHQCCKLLGIRSKARMKRHKSGKEHEIYPNLLHDFHTSRPFEKVCTDTTILTHKSGKYDWNLYIDLFDHTIISYDIRRSNYGASPSNHYTAAKNFLRQKQKRGYMNLDTIVHSDQGAIYTSRGFNSLFNHTIKRSMSRIATPTDNPIIESLNGWIKDELKYDYNFYHSDNPLEIIKKYVEYFNNERLAYSLRYKTPIQYRTELRFK, from the coding sequence ATGAATATTGAAAATTTATGTATATATATGGGTGTATCACGATCAGGATATTATAAATGGATAAAAAGAAAAGGTACCTTAAACAGGTACCAAATTAACAGATTATGGTTAATCGAAGAAATCAAAGAAAGTTATAAGAAGCATAAAGTATGGGGTTATAAACATAGAGCGGAGCATATTAGGAATAAAACAAAACGATACTTTTCAGACCTTTTATGCCATCAGTGCTGTAAATTATTAGGTATTCGTTCAAAAGCAAGAATGAAGCGCCACAAGTCCGGAAAAGAACACGAGATATATCCTAATTTACTACATGATTTTCATACAAGTCGTCCATTTGAGAAAGTATGTACAGATACAACAATACTAACGCATAAAAGTGGTAAATATGACTGGAATCTATATATTGATTTATTTGATCATACGATTATATCTTACGATATTAGACGCAGTAATTATGGTGCAAGTCCTTCAAATCACTATACAGCTGCAAAAAACTTTTTAAGACAAAAACAAAAAAGAGGATATATGAACCTTGACACGATTGTGCATTCTGATCAAGGAGCAATATATACCTCAAGAGGATTCAACTCTTTATTTAATCATACCATAAAAAGATCAATGTCGAGAATAGCAACCCCTACAGATAATCCAATTATTGAATCCCTAAATGGTTGGATCAAAGATGAACTTAAATATGACTATAATTTTTATCACAGTGATAATCCATTAGAGATTATAAAAAAGTATGTTGAGTATTTCAATAATGAAAGATTAGCATACTCATTAAGATATAAAACCCCAATACAGTATAGAACTGAATTGAGGTTTAAATAA
- a CDS encoding YutD family protein produces the protein MIIETEFGNFELIKNYRDAFDLQKFTEKYVDVAFDRYTYIVGDIASDILRLKGFSQDPKGTNGYKKIPDYINESCNHNCPFFVLKRIRKENAKEAKETKVLEGEEKIVEVVQAE, from the coding sequence ATGATTATTGAAACAGAGTTTGGTAACTTTGAATTAATTAAAAACTATCGTGATGCTTTTGATCTTCAAAAGTTTACTGAAAAATATGTAGATGTAGCTTTTGATAGATATACATATATCGTTGGTGATATTGCATCAGACATCTTAAGATTAAAAGGATTCTCTCAAGATCCCAAAGGTACAAATGGTTATAAAAAGATTCCTGATTATATTAATGAATCATGTAATCATAACTGTCCATTCTTTGTCTTAAAGAGAATCAGAAAAGAAAACGCTAAAGAAGCGAAAGAAACAAAGGTGCTTGAAGGAGAAGAAAAAATCGTAGAAGTCGTTCAAGCAGAATAA
- a CDS encoding S1 RNA-binding domain-containing protein: protein MEKGIILSCKITGIQSYGVFVEYEDYQGLIHISEVSDRFVADINKLFNVGDFVNAKVIDFDDATKKLQLSYKQAQQVNQRVSQQVDIKIGFRSIEKKRNEWINQKKEEIK from the coding sequence ATGGAAAAAGGCATTATCTTATCATGTAAAATAACAGGTATTCAATCTTACGGTGTGTTTGTTGAATATGAAGATTATCAAGGACTTATCCACATTTCAGAAGTATCAGATCGTTTTGTTGCAGATATAAACAAATTATTTAATGTGGGTGATTTTGTAAATGCCAAAGTCATTGATTTTGATGATGCTACAAAGAAATTGCAACTTTCTTATAAGCAAGCCCAACAAGTTAACCAACGTGTTTCTCAACAAGTTGACATAAAAATCGGATTTAGATCCATTGAAAAGAAAAGAAATGAATGGATAAATCAAAAGAAAGAGGAAATAAAATGA
- a CDS encoding helix-turn-helix domain-containing protein: MGRPKGVKNKTESRYWSKEAKYEYVKLVLSGECSALELGRKNNISNGMISTWVRKYNEGGIDALENKRKPGNPLSKFMLKKNLTELEQLQYENMKLRIENERLKKGYTTEEVMEIKLRRKSKANTKS, from the coding sequence ATGGGAAGACCAAAAGGTGTTAAGAATAAGACTGAATCACGATACTGGAGTAAAGAAGCTAAGTATGAATATGTTAAGCTGGTTCTATCGGGCGAATGTAGTGCACTGGAATTAGGAAGAAAGAATAATATATCTAACGGAATGATTTCAACATGGGTCAGAAAATATAATGAAGGTGGCATAGATGCACTAGAGAATAAGAGAAAGCCAGGGAATCCACTTTCTAAATTTATGCTAAAGAAAAACCTAACAGAATTAGAACAACTCCAATATGAAAACATGAAATTAAGAATAGAGAATGAACGTTTAAAAAAAGGATACACAACCGAGGAGGTGATGGAAATAAAGTTAAGAAGAAAATCCAAAGCGAATACGAAATCATAG
- a CDS encoding DegV family protein: protein MRTFGIVVDSLINLNFKERIFQDASIVSLSFMMNEKLYIENNKEKYRKINKKDQLKPIPVKTESFIEVFKEQKALGYETVIYLASSTYFIDTINQANLAKTILNDPNIYIIDTQSFGPGIEYLLEIINFNKDKKIKDLIQIIYESIEKVNILFLKEKVINLGVAKIKLPLYEAVLFKGEFFKYKTIFKSKTLHFMNEYINRNIKIGDKPYIKVFAANKMEDAKILQHEIHTFNKDVEISNYGVVPLVVAYYLKEGSVGILYGNYGE from the coding sequence ATGAGAACATTTGGGATAGTCGTTGATTCACTTATCAATTTAAATTTCAAGGAAAGAATATTTCAAGATGCGAGTATCGTATCGCTTTCTTTCATGATGAATGAAAAACTCTATATTGAAAATAATAAAGAAAAATATAGAAAAATTAATAAGAAGGATCAATTAAAACCTATTCCAGTTAAAACAGAAAGTTTCATAGAAGTATTTAAAGAACAAAAAGCACTTGGCTATGAGACTGTGATTTACTTAGCAAGTTCTACATATTTTATAGATACAATCAATCAAGCAAATTTAGCGAAAACAATATTAAATGATCCGAATATTTATATTATTGATACGCAGTCATTTGGACCAGGTATTGAATATTTGCTAGAGATTATAAATTTTAATAAAGACAAAAAAATAAAAGATTTAATTCAAATAATTTATGAAAGTATTGAAAAAGTAAACATTTTATTTTTAAAAGAAAAAGTTATTAATTTAGGAGTTGCTAAAATCAAATTACCGCTTTATGAAGCCGTTTTATTCAAAGGTGAATTCTTTAAATACAAAACAATATTTAAATCAAAAACACTACATTTTATGAATGAATATATTAATCGTAATATTAAGATTGGTGATAAACCATATATTAAAGTGTTTGCCGCAAATAAAATGGAAGATGCAAAAATCCTACAACATGAAATTCACACTTTTAATAAAGATGTTGAAATTTCAAATTATGGCGTTGTGCCACTTGTTGTAGCGTATTATTTAAAAGAAGGGTCCGTAGGAATTTTATACGGAAATTATGGTGAATAA
- a CDS encoding GGDEF domain-containing protein — MEVFAQHPVFGVIIAVFIIILVITESILKENLLKNRLTFSFINLTIFVVLLFFYESLILTSEDYLIAYIVYLYLTYGAFLLALYKTFKNAITKGSQYQLFVKGIKNTKWNVYYIVDQKERIKDISTSLLRELNLDKEEVSGKKFMSVFSSKVRFTKMNGDDINDRTLEKYFIDYKKRVSPNESEEMELNFQNFRGDTTILHMNMQPLFVLGKYKGRMCIGEKRTEEELLAVEKELKATDRELESIRHKFIATLELSDEGLFYIDLDEKTIWLNDSVTEQLKLPTNELSLADYRKLIEPQDLQKYLQITSDLTPNKQIYVVSYRLNVNGQQMWVKEKGKRLFEDKKNAVIMGIISPVNTSHFRKSGIEVLDTIKDENHLLPDLKSLIKNGRPFQLAILKLSNIPQINEMHGREVGNMLMAQYIAKVKQSFVTESSDLYRLSGLEFALTITDARKMASLYNGIRAEDNHLNMVMEYGAITAEVETFIGVAQMYDDAVNAQDLYQNAMRALKTAQLPQFKGQGCYYKDIK, encoded by the coding sequence ATGGAAGTATTTGCTCAACATCCAGTATTTGGAGTTATCATCGCGGTCTTCATCATCATCCTTGTTATAACTGAATCCATTCTTAAAGAGAATTTACTTAAAAATAGATTAACTTTCTCGTTTATTAATTTAACGATATTTGTTGTCTTACTATTCTTTTATGAATCTTTAATTCTAACAAGTGAAGATTATTTAATTGCATATATTGTGTATTTATATTTAACTTATGGAGCATTCTTATTAGCACTTTATAAAACTTTTAAAAACGCAATCACAAAAGGTTCACAATACCAGTTGTTTGTTAAAGGTATTAAAAATACAAAATGGAATGTTTACTATATTGTCGATCAAAAAGAAAGAATTAAAGATATTTCAACTTCTTTATTAAGAGAATTAAATCTAGATAAAGAAGAAGTGAGTGGTAAAAAATTTATGTCAGTTTTTTCATCAAAAGTGAGATTCACTAAGATGAATGGGGACGATATTAACGACCGAACGTTAGAAAAGTATTTCATTGATTATAAAAAGCGAGTAAGTCCAAATGAAAGTGAAGAAATGGAACTTAACTTCCAAAATTTCAGAGGCGATACAACGATACTTCATATGAATATGCAACCTTTATTTGTCTTAGGAAAATATAAAGGAAGAATGTGTATCGGTGAAAAACGCACAGAAGAAGAGTTACTTGCGGTTGAAAAAGAATTGAAAGCAACAGATAGAGAACTCGAATCTATTCGTCATAAATTTATTGCTACATTAGAATTATCGGATGAGGGACTATTCTATATTGATTTAGATGAAAAGACAATTTGGTTAAATGATAGTGTAACTGAACAATTAAAGTTACCTACAAACGAATTAAGTTTAGCAGATTATAGAAAATTAATAGAGCCACAAGATTTACAAAAGTATCTTCAAATAACGAGTGATTTAACACCGAATAAACAAATTTATGTTGTAAGTTATCGTTTAAATGTTAACGGACAACAAATGTGGGTGAAGGAAAAAGGTAAACGTTTATTTGAGGATAAGAAAAATGCAGTCATTATGGGGATTATTAGTCCTGTAAATACGAGTCATTTTAGAAAATCAGGCATTGAAGTTCTAGACACAATTAAAGACGAAAATCATTTGTTACCAGATTTGAAATCATTAATTAAAAATGGTAGACCGTTCCAACTTGCAATCTTGAAATTGTCAAATATCCCACAAATTAATGAAATGCATGGCCGTGAAGTTGGTAACATGCTCATGGCTCAATATATTGCAAAAGTTAAACAATCATTTGTAACAGAAAGCTCTGATCTTTATAGATTATCAGGTCTAGAGTTTGCTTTAACAATTACAGATGCTAGAAAAATGGCATCACTATATAACGGAATCCGCGCAGAAGATAATCACTTAAATATGGTGATGGAATATGGTGCAATAACAGCTGAGGTTGAAACCTTCATTGGTGTTGCACAGATGTATGATGATGCAGTCAATGCACAAGATTTATATCAAAATGCAATGCGTGCATTAAAAACAGCCCAACTACCACAATTTAAAGGTCAAGGTTGTTACTATAAGGATATAAAATAA
- a CDS encoding divergent PAP2 family protein codes for MISTANAVIIITISAMVIAQVLKFFIDFAINKKPNESILISTGGMPSSHSALVTSLVTAIGLFQIYDTGKIGLEFAISFVLALVVVHDSMGIRYEASKHARALNEIKLRLNLIENIDIEEKKFKESLGHKPKEVLAGILLGCLVAVLGFVLFRLI; via the coding sequence ATGATTTCAACAGCAAACGCTGTCATTATTATTACGATTTCTGCAATGGTGATTGCGCAAGTCTTAAAATTCTTTATCGACTTCGCAATTAACAAAAAACCTAATGAGTCGATTTTAATTTCCACAGGTGGAATGCCATCAAGCCATAGTGCATTAGTTACATCTTTAGTTACAGCAATCGGTTTATTTCAAATTTATGATACTGGCAAGATTGGATTAGAGTTTGCAATTAGTTTTGTTTTAGCTTTAGTCGTTGTTCATGATTCAATGGGCATTCGTTATGAGGCAAGTAAACATGCTAGAGCATTAAATGAAATTAAACTTAGATTAAACTTAATTGAAAATATCGATATTGAAGAAAAAAAATTTAAAGAATCATTAGGACATAAACCAAAAGAAGTGTTAGCGGGTATTCTTTTAGGATGCTTAGTTGCAGTACTTGGGTTTGTGCTTTTTAGACTGATATGA
- the tsaE gene encoding tRNA (adenosine(37)-N6)-threonylcarbamoyltransferase complex ATPase subunit type 1 TsaE, with translation MRKFTTNSREETIELGEKIVKALPKDVKVILLDGNLSAGKTTITKGIAKALGVKGIVNSPTFTILKTYPGDVTLYHLDLYRLNEVGNDFDLEDYINDEDGFTVIEWPYQVNQLLPDRYVELKLTFINEDTREIEVHSHHINDEWEANI, from the coding sequence ATGAGAAAGTTTACAACAAACTCAAGAGAAGAAACAATTGAATTAGGCGAAAAAATTGTTAAAGCTTTACCTAAAGATGTAAAAGTAATTCTTTTAGATGGTAACTTATCAGCAGGTAAAACAACAATTACTAAAGGTATCGCTAAAGCACTAGGAGTTAAGGGGATTGTCAATTCCCCTACTTTTACGATTTTAAAAACTTATCCTGGGGATGTAACGCTATATCACTTAGATTTATATAGATTAAATGAAGTAGGCAACGACTTTGATTTAGAGGATTATATTAATGATGAAGATGGATTTACAGTCATTGAGTGGCCTTATCAAGTCAATCAACTCTTACCAGATAGATACGTCGAACTGAAGTTAACGTTTATTAATGAAGACACACGAGAAATTGAAGTTCACTCACATCATATAAACGATGAATGGGAAGCCAACATATGA
- a CDS encoding glucose-6-phosphate isomerase, with product MSLKIDIKKAQQFLDKKVTILQPRVNEVHKMIKEKTGLGNDFLGWLDLPYAYNKEEVERIYKLKEQFKNLDVLVVVGIGGSYLGAKAGLEFVKEPFKKSKPEIIFAGNHLSANYLKNLLKYLNKKNYAINVISKSGTTTEPAVAFRFLKQHIEAKYGVEEARRRIFATTDKARGALFQLATQEGYEKFVIEDNVGGRFSVLSAVGLLPFIFAGVDVKEILAGAQKAYDDAQDPDLKKNPAYLYAATRYALYESGKAVEYLVNYEPRLGFFAEWWKQLYGESEGKNGKGLLVNSASFTTDLHSLGQQIQDGQRIIFETVMQVKKTDKLAIPFDDADLDKLNYIAGKEVSYVNLQALLGTQMAHVDGNVPNILLTIDKMDAYHFGYLVYFFEIACAMSAYLLGVNPFDQPGVEAYKKNMFALLGKK from the coding sequence ATGAGTTTAAAAATCGATATCAAAAAAGCGCAACAATTTTTAGATAAAAAAGTCACAATATTGCAACCAAGAGTAAATGAAGTTCACAAGATGATTAAAGAAAAAACAGGCCTAGGAAATGATTTTTTAGGATGGTTAGATTTACCTTATGCATATAATAAGGAAGAAGTCGAAAGAATCTATAAGTTAAAAGAACAATTTAAGAATTTAGATGTTTTAGTGGTTGTTGGTATTGGTGGTTCATATTTAGGAGCTAAAGCTGGTTTAGAATTTGTTAAAGAACCTTTCAAGAAATCAAAACCTGAAATTATCTTTGCTGGAAATCACTTATCAGCAAATTACTTAAAGAATTTATTAAAATACTTAAACAAGAAAAACTATGCAATCAATGTTATTTCTAAGTCTGGTACAACAACAGAACCTGCAGTAGCATTTAGATTCTTAAAACAACATATTGAAGCTAAATATGGTGTAGAAGAAGCAAGAAGAAGAATTTTTGCTACAACAGATAAAGCACGTGGTGCATTATTCCAACTAGCAACACAAGAAGGATATGAAAAATTTGTAATTGAAGATAATGTTGGCGGTCGTTTCTCAGTATTATCTGCAGTAGGTTTATTACCATTTATTTTTGCAGGTGTTGATGTTAAAGAAATTTTAGCTGGTGCACAAAAAGCTTATGATGATGCACAAGACCCGGATTTAAAGAAAAACCCAGCATACTTATATGCTGCAACACGTTATGCTTTATATGAATCAGGTAAAGCAGTTGAATATTTAGTAAACTATGAACCACGTTTAGGCTTCTTCGCTGAATGGTGGAAACAATTATATGGTGAATCAGAAGGTAAGAATGGTAAAGGTTTATTAGTTAACTCAGCATCATTTACAACTGACTTACACTCATTAGGTCAACAAATTCAAGATGGACAAAGAATCATTTTCGAAACAGTTATGCAAGTTAAGAAAACTGATAAATTAGCTATTCCATTTGATGATGCAGATTTAGATAAATTAAATTATATTGCAGGGAAAGAAGTAAGTTATGTTAACTTACAGGCTTTACTTGGTACACAAATGGCACACGTAGATGGTAATGTTCCAAACATTTTATTAACAATTGATAAGATGGATGCTTACCACTTCGGATACTTAGTATACTTCTTTGAAATTGCTTGTGCGATGTCAGCTTACTTATTAGGTGTTAACCCATTTGATCAACCAGGGGTTGAAGCTTATAAGAAGAACATGTTTGCTTTATTAGGGAAGAAATGA
- a CDS encoding 5-formyltetrahydrofolate cyclo-ligase — protein MTSKSDLRKIIINKRNSNLDEQNDAAKLHILAELDKNPTFIEARFIGLYYPLSVEIDLREIIEKYPNKKYAFPKIVDDKMIYIEYTKDTVFECSNFNVYEPVGRVDVSNQLDLVIVPALAMNKRNFRLGFGKGYFDKFFKKCPNPYKIGIIYKDEEIDFKEEDHDVALDCYLMG, from the coding sequence ATGACTTCAAAAAGCGATTTAAGAAAGATTATTATCAATAAAAGAAACAGCAACTTAGATGAACAAAACGATGCAGCTAAACTGCATATTTTGGCTGAATTGGATAAAAATCCAACGTTTATAGAAGCACGATTTATTGGTTTATATTATCCTCTTTCAGTAGAAATCGACTTAAGAGAAATTATTGAAAAATACCCAAATAAAAAATATGCATTTCCTAAAATTGTAGACGATAAAATGATTTATATTGAGTATACAAAAGATACAGTTTTTGAATGCAGTAATTTTAATGTATATGAACCAGTAGGTAGAGTAGATGTTTCAAATCAATTAGACTTAGTGATTGTTCCAGCATTAGCAATGAATAAAAGAAATTTTAGATTAGGATTTGGAAAAGGATATTTTGATAAATTCTTCAAAAAATGCCCGAATCCTTATAAAATTGGTATAATTTATAAAGATGAAGAAATTGACTTTAAGGAAGAAGACCACGATGTAGCATTAGATTGTTATTTGATGGGTTAA
- the rimI gene encoding ribosomal protein S18-alanine N-acetyltransferase, with product MIRKADLKDLETIVKLEEKIFNHSLGYSFLRQEMLENPFSRIFVYEKDDMIIGYISYRVIDKNADIINFLIDTPYQGLGLGKELFKTITYEMKSEGVESLVLEVRSKNTKAIHLYEQFGAKHIRTLKNYYGDDDAYMMIMEVK from the coding sequence TTGATCAGGAAAGCAGATCTTAAAGATCTAGAAACAATTGTTAAATTAGAAGAAAAAATATTTAACCATTCATTAGGTTATTCATTTTTACGTCAAGAGATGTTGGAAAATCCATTTTCACGCATCTTTGTTTATGAAAAAGATGATATGATTATTGGATATATTTCATATCGTGTGATTGATAAAAATGCAGATATTATTAATTTTCTAATTGACACGCCTTATCAAGGTTTAGGTCTTGGCAAAGAATTATTTAAAACAATTACGTATGAAATGAAGTCAGAAGGTGTTGAGTCACTTGTCTTAGAAGTAAGAAGTAAGAACACTAAGGCGATTCATTTATACGAACAATTTGGTGCAAAACATATTCGCACACTTAAAAATTATTATGGCGATGATGACGCCTATATGATGATCATGGAGGTAAAATAA
- a CDS encoding NifU family protein produces MEQREQVEKIISKLRPYIQRDGGEIELVNIEDGIVYVKMGGACDGCSAIDVTLKQGIESMLLENVPGIIAVVTV; encoded by the coding sequence ATGGAACAAAGAGAACAAGTAGAAAAGATCATTAGTAAATTAAGACCTTATATCCAAAGAGATGGTGGAGAAATCGAGTTAGTAAATATTGAAGACGGCATCGTTTATGTAAAGATGGGTGGAGCATGTGATGGATGTTCTGCAATTGATGTCACATTAAAACAGGGAATTGAGTCAATGTTACTTGAAAATGTACCAGGTATCATTGCCGTGGTTACAGTTTAA